One Solibacillus sp. R5-41 DNA segment encodes these proteins:
- a CDS encoding MFS transporter, with the protein MFAKIQEQDSIETYIESPEKLKKLYKRVLFVVSLSQIFGGAGLAAGVTVGALLAQQMLGTDAYAGLPVALLTLGSACAAFLVGKLSQNRGRRIGLSTGFIVGGLGAIGVVIAAMMNSVLLLFVSLLFYGAGTATNLQARYAGTDLANTKQRATAISTTMMMTTFGAVAGPNLVGVMGDFATFVGIPSLAGPFILSAAAFILAGIVLFIMLRPDPLHIANKIATYQQQNGQFTNIDVQKVNNKKGLAVGATVMVLTQIVMVAVMTMTPVHMQHHGYDMADVGLVIGFHVAAMYLPSLFTGILVDKIGRTAMSIAAGVILLLAGLFAAFAPNDSLLLLIVALSLLGLGWNFGLISGTAQVVDSTEPSTRAKTQGKLDVLIALAGASGGALSGMVVASSSYDVLALAGGLLALLLIPVVIWSRKT; encoded by the coding sequence GTGTTTGCTAAAATACAAGAGCAAGATTCTATTGAAACGTACATTGAATCACCAGAGAAGTTAAAAAAGCTCTATAAACGTGTGCTTTTCGTTGTTAGTCTGTCACAAATTTTTGGTGGTGCAGGGCTCGCTGCGGGTGTTACGGTCGGTGCATTATTAGCCCAACAAATGCTTGGGACGGATGCTTATGCTGGGCTACCTGTTGCTTTATTGACTTTAGGTTCAGCATGCGCGGCTTTTCTCGTTGGGAAACTGTCACAAAATCGTGGGCGCCGTATCGGACTTTCGACCGGATTTATCGTAGGTGGTCTTGGTGCGATTGGTGTAGTCATCGCGGCAATGATGAATAGTGTGCTGTTACTTTTTGTCTCGCTATTATTTTATGGTGCGGGGACGGCGACGAATTTACAAGCCCGTTATGCAGGGACAGATTTAGCTAATACGAAACAAAGAGCAACGGCCATTAGTACGACGATGATGATGACGACATTTGGTGCAGTTGCTGGTCCGAATTTAGTCGGCGTAATGGGGGATTTTGCGACATTCGTTGGTATCCCTTCACTTGCTGGTCCGTTCATTTTATCGGCAGCAGCCTTTATTTTAGCGGGTATTGTATTATTTATTATGCTTCGTCCAGATCCACTACATATAGCGAATAAAATCGCAACGTATCAACAGCAAAATGGACAGTTTACAAATATTGATGTACAAAAGGTGAATAATAAAAAAGGGTTAGCAGTTGGTGCGACTGTTATGGTGCTTACACAAATTGTAATGGTAGCGGTCATGACGATGACACCGGTTCATATGCAACACCATGGCTATGATATGGCTGATGTAGGATTGGTCATTGGTTTCCATGTCGCGGCGATGTATTTACCATCCTTATTCACAGGGATTCTTGTTGATAAAATAGGTCGAACAGCTATGAGTATTGCTGCGGGCGTTATATTGTTACTAGCGGGGTTATTTGCGGCGTTCGCACCGAATGATTCCTTACTTTTACTAATTGTTGCACTATCCTTACTTGGACTCGGATGGAACTTCGGTTTAATTAGTGGAACAGCTCAAGTAGTCGATTCGACAGAGCCTTCAACACGAGCAAAAACGCAAGGTAAATTGGATGTGTTAATCGCATTAGCAGGCGCATCTGGTGGAGCACTGTCGGGAATGGTCGTAGCGAGTTCAAGCTATGATGTGTTAGCTTTAGCTGGTGGATTACTAGCTTTACTTTTAATACCGGTAGTTATTTGGTCTCGGAAAACTTAA
- a CDS encoding AI-2E family transporter — protein MGNDYERNENKRPSQEKSTFFSTSFIRFLGGKNLLFFLLITLLLGVIIFVYDKISFIFVPLQVLFKVIILPGVLGVILYYLLRPPLKLLVRWKVPRALGILILYILVAGFITLLALLVFPFLRDQFTSLVQEFPVYFMSAAESVVSFLNNSRINEYFQTVNFNYDEFLTDFQDDLVITVKDTMANIASGVASGITGFLSAVTGILLSLVIVPFITFYLLYEGEKLPKFILKIFPPRMRDGIGEVFHDMDKQISSYIQGQILVSFCIGVMMTIGFQIIGLEYALLLGFLAMITSVVPYLGPAIAATPAAIIAIVNPGYMIVKLAVVWTIVQLIEGKFISPQIMGKSLSIHPITIIFVLLTAGSLFGVPGVILGLPGYALLKVLITHAYRLFKKRYNEFQTDEANLYEKKAN, from the coding sequence TTGGGAAACGACTATGAGAGAAATGAAAATAAGCGTCCATCACAAGAAAAATCGACGTTTTTCTCCACAAGCTTCATCCGATTTTTAGGTGGGAAAAATTTATTATTTTTCCTATTGATTACGCTGTTATTAGGTGTCATCATCTTTGTTTACGATAAAATCTCTTTTATTTTTGTACCGCTTCAAGTCCTGTTTAAAGTCATTATCTTACCAGGTGTATTAGGCGTTATTTTATATTATTTATTACGCCCACCTTTGAAATTACTTGTTCGATGGAAGGTGCCGCGCGCATTAGGCATACTCATTTTATATATTTTAGTAGCTGGCTTTATCACATTACTTGCGCTACTCGTATTTCCGTTTTTACGTGACCAATTCACGAGTTTAGTACAGGAATTCCCAGTTTACTTTATGTCTGCTGCCGAGAGCGTTGTGTCATTTTTAAATAATTCTCGCATTAATGAATATTTCCAAACCGTTAACTTTAACTATGATGAATTTTTAACGGATTTCCAAGATGACCTTGTTATTACTGTAAAAGATACAATGGCCAATATTGCGAGCGGTGTTGCATCAGGGATTACGGGATTTCTTTCCGCCGTTACGGGGATTTTGTTATCACTTGTAATCGTGCCATTTATTACGTTTTATTTATTATACGAAGGCGAAAAGTTGCCGAAATTTATTTTGAAGATTTTCCCTCCACGTATGCGTGACGGGATCGGCGAAGTTTTCCATGATATGGACAAGCAAATTAGCTCGTATATTCAAGGTCAAATTTTAGTGTCCTTTTGTATCGGTGTGATGATGACCATTGGCTTCCAAATTATTGGTCTTGAATACGCACTACTTTTAGGGTTCCTGGCGATGATTACGAGTGTTGTTCCGTACTTAGGGCCTGCAATTGCGGCTACACCAGCAGCAATTATTGCAATTGTGAATCCGGGATACATGATTGTCAAATTAGCTGTTGTTTGGACAATCGTTCAGTTAATTGAAGGAAAGTTTATTTCACCTCAAATTATGGGTAAATCGTTAAGTATCCATCCAATTACGATTATATTTGTTTTGTTAACAGCAGGTTCGTTATTCGGTGTACCAGGGGTTATTTTAGGACTTCCAGGATATGCCTTATTAAAAGTTTTGATTACACATGCATATCGATTATTTAAAAAACGTTATAACGAATTCCAAACAGACGAAGCGAATTTGTATGAGAAAAAAGCAAATTGA
- a CDS encoding aminotransferase class I/II-fold pyridoxal phosphate-dependent enzyme, with the protein MKIQPSNKMTLFAPAIFGDLKNHAILQQQKGMELIDLSLGSPDIAPSEKLRHKMSELSALSSSYGYTLTGIQMFNEAVCRYYERINHVKLHPATEVVQTIGSQEGLVHLPVAFCDPGDIVLTTNPAYVAYDAGIHLAGAEPYYMPLTKENNYLPDLQAVPEEIAQKAKLLILNLPGNPVPAMPTIQYFEEVVAFAKKYNIIVLHDAAYSEFYFKGDAPISFLATPGAMEVGLEINSLSKSFSLAGTRIAYIVGNAEMITIMKQLKSNLDFGIFEPIQQVAALALDNSEEVTANLRKTFSDRHKTLMEGLTSIGWEVAPSDGGMFVWAKYPSNLNSVDFAFKAIEKTGVIMVPGTAFGTAGEGFVRLALVQPVEQLQKAVNRLKTLTD; encoded by the coding sequence ATGAAGATCCAACCGTCCAACAAAATGACTTTATTTGCACCCGCCATTTTTGGAGACTTAAAAAATCACGCAATTCTACAGCAACAAAAGGGTATGGAACTAATCGATTTAAGCTTAGGTAGCCCCGATATTGCACCATCAGAAAAATTACGCCATAAAATGTCAGAATTGTCTGCCCTTTCTTCTTCTTATGGTTATACTTTAACAGGTATTCAAATGTTTAACGAAGCCGTATGTCGCTATTATGAACGAATCAACCATGTGAAGCTCCATCCAGCTACTGAAGTTGTCCAAACAATAGGGTCACAAGAAGGGTTAGTACACTTACCTGTCGCATTTTGCGATCCAGGTGATATCGTCTTAACAACAAATCCTGCTTATGTTGCCTATGATGCTGGTATTCATTTAGCCGGTGCGGAGCCGTACTATATGCCATTAACGAAAGAAAACAATTATTTACCTGATTTACAAGCCGTGCCTGAAGAAATCGCTCAAAAAGCAAAACTACTTATTTTAAATTTACCTGGGAATCCCGTTCCTGCAATGCCTACCATCCAATATTTCGAGGAAGTTGTTGCATTTGCTAAAAAGTATAACATCATTGTGTTGCATGACGCAGCCTATTCAGAGTTTTACTTTAAAGGAGATGCACCTATTAGCTTTTTAGCGACACCTGGTGCAATGGAAGTAGGACTTGAAATAAACTCGCTTTCCAAAAGTTTTAGCTTAGCTGGAACGCGGATTGCCTATATTGTTGGAAATGCTGAAATGATCACCATTATGAAGCAATTAAAATCAAATTTAGACTTTGGTATTTTCGAGCCGATCCAACAAGTGGCAGCCCTTGCGTTAGATAATTCGGAAGAAGTAACTGCTAATCTCCGTAAAACCTTTTCCGACCGCCACAAAACATTAATGGAAGGCTTAACATCCATTGGCTGGGAAGTCGCTCCAAGTGATGGCGGCATGTTCGTTTGGGCAAAATATCCGAGCAACTTAAACAGTGTTGATTTTGCCTTTAAAGCCATTGAAAAAACAGGTGTTATCATGGTACCTGGTACAGCTTTTGGTACAGCAGGAGAGGGATTTGTGCGACTAGCTTTAGTTCAGCCTGTAGAACAACTTCAAAAAGCGGTGAATCGGTTAAAAACATTAACAGATTAA
- a CDS encoding site-specific integrase, with amino-acid sequence MEQIMPYVKAFEAYLRSVNKSPYTVKQYTLDAKQFAEIVAVQTTIEDALQMYEETITKQYHSVNSINRKYASTRHFLSFLQLRDVIKNYSPKYLQPLNKEQAVIKTLEQHQAKKALAVWFQKYEQAKTDEDAWLALRNATIVAVIAELGIKSAEVVRMEWKHFHEASQQWTVIAAKKSRKLPLSNALMKQLLYYQEETLKWMPIASEVSVVWLGLGNKKGQSITVKTVERIFFTISQQVSFKVTTTNLRYRAMQNELADFNKLTELYEQFGYARKGVFTERQQRMTKQVKE; translated from the coding sequence ATGGAGCAAATTATGCCATACGTAAAGGCATTTGAGGCATATTTACGTTCAGTCAATAAGTCTCCCTACACGGTAAAACAATATACGTTAGATGCAAAGCAATTTGCCGAAATTGTTGCAGTGCAAACAACCATTGAAGATGCGCTACAAATGTATGAGGAAACGATTACAAAGCAGTATCATTCGGTTAATTCAATCAATCGAAAATATGCGTCAACACGTCATTTTTTAAGCTTTTTACAACTAAGAGATGTCATAAAAAATTACTCGCCGAAATACCTTCAGCCGTTAAATAAAGAACAGGCTGTAATCAAAACATTAGAACAGCATCAAGCAAAAAAAGCGCTGGCCGTATGGTTTCAAAAGTATGAGCAGGCAAAAACAGATGAAGATGCGTGGCTTGCATTACGCAATGCGACCATCGTAGCAGTCATTGCGGAACTTGGGATTAAATCCGCGGAAGTTGTTCGAATGGAGTGGAAACATTTTCATGAAGCTTCCCAGCAATGGACGGTCATTGCGGCGAAAAAGTCTCGGAAATTACCGCTCTCCAACGCGCTAATGAAGCAGCTTTTATATTATCAAGAAGAAACGCTCAAATGGATGCCGATTGCTAGTGAAGTGTCCGTCGTTTGGCTAGGACTTGGTAATAAAAAAGGGCAATCCATCACGGTCAAAACGGTTGAACGTATCTTTTTTACGATTTCACAACAGGTTAGTTTTAAAGTTACTACGACCAATTTGCGATACCGCGCCATGCAAAATGAGCTTGCCGATTTTAATAAACTAACTGAGTTATATGAACAATTTGGCTATGCACGAAAAGGTGTTTTTACAGAACGACAGCAGCGCATGACAAAACAAGTAAAAGAATGA
- a CDS encoding enoyl-CoA hydratase/isomerase family protein — protein MQVRTTRLEAEDAKIIYQETAGLAIITIHRPQLKNALTANMWDQLAKIALRTLENPKNKVLLLRGSGENFTAGSDIKEFNSISLEKAEEAFIHMEKTISIIENLPIPVIGVINGPAMGAGLELALACDIRIGSEKTKMGIPVGKLGITLNNKFAKRLVDLVGPSATKDFVFTGRMYKAEEAFKAGMLNYLVAEKDLNRFAIRMGKLVAGMSPDSLLAVKRSVKECVDSTPALWEGSTPFVSPTDFTEGVRAFVEKRQPLFSRKL, from the coding sequence ATGCAAGTACGTACCACAAGGCTTGAGGCGGAAGACGCAAAAATCATTTATCAAGAAACGGCTGGATTAGCCATCATTACCATCCATCGTCCCCAATTAAAAAATGCATTAACGGCAAATATGTGGGATCAATTAGCGAAAATTGCCCTACGCACATTAGAAAATCCTAAAAATAAAGTATTACTTTTACGCGGTTCAGGAGAAAATTTTACAGCGGGCTCTGATATTAAAGAATTTAATTCTATTTCACTTGAAAAAGCCGAAGAAGCATTCATCCATATGGAGAAAACCATTTCTATTATCGAAAATTTACCGATTCCAGTCATTGGTGTTATTAATGGACCAGCAATGGGTGCGGGGCTTGAACTCGCGCTTGCTTGTGATATTCGCATTGGCTCTGAAAAAACAAAAATGGGCATTCCAGTTGGGAAATTAGGCATTACGTTAAATAATAAATTTGCGAAGCGCTTAGTTGATTTAGTCGGTCCATCTGCAACGAAAGATTTCGTCTTTACAGGCCGTATGTACAAAGCCGAAGAAGCGTTTAAAGCGGGTATGCTCAACTATTTAGTCGCAGAAAAGGATTTAAATCGTTTCGCAATCCGCATGGGTAAGCTGGTAGCAGGTATGTCACCGGATTCCTTATTGGCGGTAAAACGCTCTGTGAAGGAATGTGTCGATTCAACACCTGCGCTTTGGGAAGGTTCCACACCATTCGTCTCTCCAACTGATTTCACAGAAGGTGTTCGCGCATTCGTGGAAAAACGCCAGCCGCTATTCTCACGGAAATTATAA
- a CDS encoding DinB family protein gives MKSRYMKKYFNVIYEQREEFANELKNYNNKEWERPLEDKWSFGETYYHLYLMVRLFRQLNKPFLPIAMPIATIRRGKSYKFHSEDIYTEYKEKHNKPMKAPFVIVPPKDIKEKISFKWLVNELDIETRYLEKMLSNINDNVAGHIRYPDPIAHYPNLIQCIDLLGIHEKQHFLLCKKYYGIHNN, from the coding sequence ATGAAAAGTAGGTACATGAAAAAATATTTCAACGTGATTTATGAGCAGCGAGAAGAATTTGCTAATGAGCTAAAAAATTATAATAATAAAGAATGGGAACGTCCACTTGAAGACAAGTGGTCTTTTGGAGAAACATATTACCATTTATACTTAATGGTTAGACTATTTAGACAGTTAAACAAACCGTTTTTACCGATTGCTATGCCCATTGCTACAATAAGAAGAGGAAAGTCATACAAATTTCATAGTGAAGATATATACACTGAATATAAAGAAAAACACAACAAACCTATGAAAGCACCATTTGTTATCGTGCCTCCAAAAGATATTAAAGAGAAAATTTCATTTAAATGGTTAGTTAACGAGCTAGATATTGAAACTAGGTATTTAGAAAAAATGCTTTCTAATATTAACGATAACGTAGCTGGACATATACGTTACCCGGATCCAATAGCTCATTATCCAAATTTAATACAATGTATTGATTTACTAGGTATACATGAAAAACAGCATTTTTTATTGTGCAAAAAATATTATGGAATACATAATAATTGA
- the msrA gene encoding peptide-methionine (S)-S-oxide reductase MsrA yields the protein MEKATFAGGCFWCMVKPFDQWEGIQKVTSGYMGGHLENPTYEDVKRGDSGHVEVVEIIFDEEKFSYEQLLEIYWMQIDPTDAGGQFQDRGESYKTGIYTHNEKQEKMAQQSKAQLASSGRFKKPIVTEITVAKTFWPAEAYHQDYYKKEEAHYKEDRAKSGRDEFITDHWK from the coding sequence ATGGAAAAAGCAACATTTGCGGGAGGCTGTTTTTGGTGTATGGTCAAGCCGTTTGATCAATGGGAAGGAATTCAAAAAGTGACAAGTGGTTATATGGGTGGCCATCTTGAAAATCCTACATATGAAGACGTTAAGCGCGGTGATTCTGGTCATGTGGAGGTTGTTGAAATAATTTTTGACGAAGAAAAGTTTAGCTACGAGCAATTACTTGAAATTTACTGGATGCAAATTGACCCAACAGATGCAGGTGGTCAATTCCAAGACCGCGGCGAATCGTATAAAACGGGCATTTACACACATAACGAAAAACAAGAAAAGATGGCGCAGCAATCGAAAGCACAACTCGCATCAAGTGGCCGTTTTAAAAAGCCGATTGTTACGGAAATTACAGTAGCTAAAACGTTTTGGCCAGCAGAAGCATATCACCAAGACTATTATAAAAAAGAAGAAGCTCATTATAAAGAAGATCGAGCAAAGTCGGGCCGTGATGAATTTATTACGGACCACTGGAAATAA
- a CDS encoding hydroxymethylglutaryl-CoA lyase has protein sequence MYFPKQIELIEVGPRDGLQNEPTFVATEKKQILVKLLATTGVKRIETASFVHPKAVPQMADAAEMARFSLGQGLSFLTLTPNQKALELAIQNNVTQIAVFVGASETFNQKNIRRTIDESLVECAEMFARAKEEKLFIRGYVSMCFSCPYEGAIAYEQVEKVVRYFVQHGVDEISIGDTNGQANPKIVYERFKKLTEDFPQTVFVGHFHDTNGLALANILAAMQAGIEKFDTSIGGLGGCPFSPGATGNVATEKVVSMLHQMGIETGIDEQCLGQASAYVQTMFL, from the coding sequence ATGTATTTTCCAAAGCAAATTGAACTCATCGAAGTCGGTCCACGTGACGGGCTACAAAATGAACCGACTTTTGTAGCGACAGAAAAAAAACAAATACTTGTAAAACTATTAGCAACAACAGGGGTAAAACGAATTGAAACAGCTTCATTTGTTCATCCAAAGGCAGTACCACAAATGGCGGATGCAGCGGAAATGGCGCGTTTTAGTTTAGGACAAGGACTGTCTTTTCTAACATTAACACCAAATCAAAAAGCACTTGAACTGGCCATTCAAAATAACGTGACACAAATTGCAGTTTTTGTAGGTGCCTCGGAAACGTTCAATCAAAAAAATATTCGACGAACGATTGATGAATCTTTAGTTGAATGCGCGGAAATGTTTGCTCGGGCAAAAGAGGAGAAATTATTTATTCGAGGTTATGTGTCCATGTGCTTTAGCTGCCCGTATGAAGGGGCGATTGCGTATGAACAGGTTGAAAAAGTTGTACGTTATTTTGTCCAGCATGGGGTAGATGAAATTTCGATAGGTGATACAAATGGGCAAGCCAATCCAAAAATTGTTTATGAGCGTTTTAAGAAATTAACAGAAGATTTTCCACAGACTGTTTTCGTCGGGCATTTTCATGATACAAATGGATTAGCCCTAGCAAATATTTTAGCTGCCATGCAAGCTGGGATTGAAAAATTTGATACGTCGATCGGCGGTTTAGGAGGTTGTCCATTTTCACCAGGAGCAACAGGCAATGTCGCAACAGAAAAAGTGGTTTCGATGCTGCATCAAATGGGCATTGAAACGGGTATAGATGAACAATGCTTAGGGCAAGCAAGTGCATATGTTCAAACAATGTTTCTATAG
- a CDS encoding VCBS repeat-containing protein has translation MDWKTGDVNGDGILDTVYLYGNVDGSPSIFADNITLVIRDGWSNKSTIVHFKNNAGYNARLFLGDFNKNHIPDIMVSIDTGGSGGYGIFYIYSFKNNNLTELFNFDKYNEEYKFQLNYADFYKVRVESHSPNRLFIIDISTKGPDYLSEYYDANGLLKKPIEGGVLALGAVYPIITTNKSYNFDLVALQRIIGPTNVDTLGYVENLLSWKGSQFHSNRLSVSIPF, from the coding sequence TTGGACTGGAAGACAGGGGATGTAAACGGAGACGGTATTTTAGATACCGTCTATTTATATGGTAATGTCGATGGATCACCAAGTATCTTTGCCGACAACATTACGCTGGTGATTCGTGATGGGTGGTCAAATAAAAGTACAATCGTTCATTTTAAAAACAACGCGGGATATAATGCTAGGTTGTTTCTTGGCGACTTTAATAAGAATCATATACCAGACATTATGGTAAGTATTGATACGGGCGGGAGTGGCGGATATGGCATCTTTTATATCTATTCCTTCAAAAACAACAATTTAACTGAGCTGTTTAACTTTGATAAATATAATGAAGAATACAAATTCCAATTAAATTACGCCGATTTTTATAAGGTTCGTGTTGAAAGTCACTCACCTAATAGGTTGTTCATTATAGACATTAGCACCAAAGGACCTGATTACTTATCAGAGTATTACGACGCCAATGGACTACTTAAAAAACCGATAGAAGGCGGGGTTCTAGCCTTAGGAGCTGTTTATCCGATCATTACAACTAACAAAAGCTATAATTTTGACTTAGTAGCTCTACAGCGTATTATTGGCCCAACAAATGTAGATACGTTAGGATACGTTGAAAACCTCCTGTCATGGAAAGGTTCACAATTTCATTCAAATCGCTTGTCAGTTTCAATACCATTTTGA
- the recQ gene encoding DNA helicase RecQ — protein MLNLALQQLKTYFGYDAFRPGQSNVIENVLNRNDTLVIMPTGGGKSLCYQIPALCLDGTTIVISPLISLMKDQVDMLVSSGIEAAFINSSLSFEEVQNVMYRVRSGQIKLLYIAPERLENERFCQELAQIQVPILAIDEAHCISQWGHDFRPSYRTIQKLLTLWENKPTILALTATATKEVGQDIRELLSIEQQSTFITGFERDNLKFSVLLGENKESFIKSFIKNNANEAGIIYASTRKSVEAVYELLARAGVKVAKYHGGMAEEDRTYEQNRFLNDEVQIMIATNAFGMGINKTNVRFVLHYNMPRNIESYYQEAGRAGRDGLPSECILLYASADEQTQRFLIDQAQDRSRIPMELTKLHKMIDYCHTEQCSQRYIVDYFDDEQSHSDCGRCANCLDERPKQDVTEDAQKVLSCIVRMGQKFGKQITASVLAGSRSKKVLEFSFEKLPTYGILRHMNAKEIASFIEFLIAEKLIQVSNGQFPILYISDEGKTVLMGKQQVLRKAMLPIKTVFEENDPLFEVLRKIRKEIADQEKVPPFVVFSDKSLKDMCVRRPKTSTQFLEVSGVGESKLEKYGKTFVDAIKAYE, from the coding sequence ATGTTAAATCTTGCATTGCAACAATTGAAAACGTATTTTGGCTATGATGCATTTCGTCCAGGACAATCCAATGTGATCGAAAATGTTTTAAATCGCAATGACACGCTGGTGATTATGCCAACAGGTGGCGGGAAATCACTTTGTTATCAAATTCCAGCACTTTGTTTGGATGGGACTACAATCGTTATTTCACCACTTATTTCACTGATGAAAGACCAGGTGGATATGCTTGTGTCCAGTGGAATTGAGGCGGCGTTTATTAATAGCTCATTAAGCTTTGAGGAAGTACAAAATGTGATGTACCGCGTGAGAAGTGGGCAAATTAAGCTGTTATACATAGCGCCAGAGCGTTTAGAAAATGAACGATTTTGCCAGGAACTTGCTCAAATTCAAGTGCCAATCCTTGCGATTGACGAGGCACATTGTATTTCGCAATGGGGACATGATTTCCGTCCGAGCTACCGAACAATTCAAAAACTACTTACTTTGTGGGAAAATAAGCCGACAATCCTTGCGTTAACTGCAACAGCTACAAAGGAAGTTGGCCAAGATATTCGTGAATTATTAAGCATTGAACAGCAGAGCACATTTATTACCGGCTTCGAACGCGATAATTTAAAGTTTTCGGTATTGCTTGGCGAAAATAAAGAATCATTTATTAAAAGTTTCATTAAAAATAACGCGAATGAAGCAGGAATTATTTATGCCTCAACACGTAAATCAGTCGAGGCGGTCTATGAGCTGCTGGCAAGAGCTGGGGTGAAGGTCGCTAAATATCATGGTGGGATGGCTGAAGAGGACCGAACATATGAGCAAAACCGCTTCTTAAATGATGAAGTGCAAATTATGATTGCGACAAACGCTTTTGGAATGGGGATTAATAAGACGAATGTGCGCTTTGTCCTTCATTACAATATGCCGCGCAATATCGAAAGCTATTATCAGGAAGCGGGGCGGGCAGGACGTGACGGGCTACCGAGTGAATGTATTTTACTGTATGCGTCAGCGGATGAGCAAACACAGCGTTTTTTAATAGACCAAGCACAGGATCGATCGAGAATTCCAATGGAGCTCACTAAGCTGCATAAAATGATTGACTATTGTCATACAGAGCAATGCTCACAGCGCTATATTGTAGACTATTTTGATGATGAGCAAAGTCATTCGGACTGTGGTCGTTGTGCGAATTGCTTGGATGAACGCCCAAAGCAGGATGTCACTGAGGATGCACAAAAAGTTTTGTCCTGTATCGTGCGCATGGGACAAAAATTTGGTAAGCAAATAACAGCCTCTGTATTGGCAGGCTCTCGAAGTAAAAAGGTATTAGAGTTTAGCTTTGAAAAGTTGCCGACGTATGGAATTTTACGACATATGAATGCTAAGGAAATTGCCAGCTTTATTGAGTTTTTAATCGCTGAAAAGCTCATTCAAGTGAGTAATGGGCAATTTCCAATCTTGTATATTTCCGATGAGGGGAAAACGGTGTTAATGGGTAAGCAACAGGTGCTGCGCAAGGCAATGTTGCCAATTAAAACGGTCTTTGAGGAAAATGATCCGCTATTTGAAGTGTTACGAAAAATTCGTAAGGAAATTGCCGATCAAGAAAAGGTGCCACCATTCGTTGTCTTTTCAGATAAATCACTAAAGGATATGTGTGTACGTCGTCCGAAAACGAGCACACAATTTTTAGAAGTAAGCGGTGTTGGCGAAAGTAAGTTAGAGAAATACGGAAAAACATTTGTTGACGCGATTAAAGCGTATGAATAG
- a CDS encoding LCP family protein yields MEENTRQTRNQKKKKLRKGRFIITILLLAVIATSIYVYAQYKSGLEMASDTKIPVEDFQPDEFKERVETYLIIGVDARGTEKSRSDTMMLLAWNHDTNDMKLVSFMRDIYADIPGYQSYKLNTAYYLGGVPLLKATLNEMFDLPVHHYALIDFKSFETLIDILAPNGIEMDVEKNMGGEIDVELKKGLQQLNGKELLGYARFRSDAEGDFGRVNRQQKVIEALKDEMLSPTNVKNFPKLVGAAQGYITTDLTSTDQLSTIFKAIAGNGELAIEKMTIPAEGMYKFANYRHAGSVLEIDVEKNKQLLHDFLQLQE; encoded by the coding sequence ATGGAAGAAAATACGCGCCAAACGCGCAACCAAAAAAAGAAAAAGCTTCGTAAAGGTCGTTTCATTATTACCATACTCCTATTAGCTGTTATAGCTACTAGTATTTATGTGTATGCGCAATATAAAAGTGGTTTAGAAATGGCCAGTGATACGAAAATACCTGTGGAGGACTTTCAACCAGACGAATTTAAGGAGCGCGTTGAAACGTATCTCATTATTGGCGTAGATGCACGGGGGACAGAAAAATCTCGTTCAGATACAATGATGTTGCTAGCGTGGAATCATGACACGAATGATATGAAGCTCGTTTCATTTATGCGTGATATTTATGCGGATATACCTGGATACCAATCATATAAGCTCAATACCGCCTATTATTTAGGGGGCGTACCTTTACTCAAGGCGACATTAAATGAAATGTTTGACCTCCCAGTTCATCACTATGCCTTAATTGATTTTAAAAGTTTTGAAACATTAATTGATATTTTGGCGCCAAACGGAATTGAAATGGATGTCGAAAAAAATATGGGCGGCGAGATTGATGTTGAGCTTAAAAAAGGGCTACAACAGTTAAATGGTAAGGAATTATTAGGTTATGCACGATTTCGTTCGGATGCAGAAGGCGATTTTGGTCGTGTAAATCGTCAACAAAAAGTGATTGAAGCATTAAAAGACGAAATGCTTTCTCCAACGAATGTGAAAAATTTCCCGAAACTTGTCGGGGCAGCGCAAGGATATATTACAACCGATTTAACGAGCACTGATCAATTGTCGACGATTTTTAAAGCAATAGCAGGGAACGGCGAATTAGCTATTGAAAAAATGACGATTCCAGCAGAGGGGATGTATAAATTTGCGAATTATCGTCATGCGGGATCCGTACTCGAAATTGATGTCGAAAAAAATAAACAATTGCTTCATGATTTTTTACAATTGCAGGAGTGA